From one Variovorax sp. PBL-H6 genomic stretch:
- a CDS encoding FAS1-like dehydratase domain-containing protein produces MDAQQDQLQSWIGRSERIDDVINPTPVVALTATLDHPATPVVAGTTLPPLWHWLYFLPMHRQSEIGADGHAKRGGFLPPVPLPRRMWAGSQFEFRTPIRVGDRVARTSTIDEVTTKEGRTGKLVFVKVRHEVRCNEATEPALVEFHDIVYREAQGPNDVVPPPQAAPGEAAWHRRILPDDVLLFRYSALTFNGHRIHYDRRYVTQVEGYPGLIVHGPLIATLLMDLLRRQLPEADVASFRFKAVRPTFDLNAFHVSGQPQADGKTIRLWASDHEGWLTMDAIAVLR; encoded by the coding sequence TTGGACGCACAGCAAGATCAGCTGCAATCGTGGATCGGACGCAGCGAGAGAATCGACGACGTCATCAACCCCACCCCCGTGGTCGCCCTGACGGCGACTCTGGACCATCCGGCGACGCCGGTGGTTGCGGGCACCACGCTTCCCCCGCTCTGGCATTGGCTCTACTTCCTGCCGATGCACCGGCAGAGCGAAATCGGCGCGGACGGCCATGCCAAGCGCGGCGGCTTCCTTCCGCCTGTCCCGCTACCTCGGCGCATGTGGGCCGGCAGCCAGTTCGAGTTCCGCACCCCGATCCGCGTAGGTGACCGCGTCGCGCGAACGTCGACCATCGATGAGGTCACCACCAAGGAAGGCCGCACCGGCAAGCTCGTGTTCGTGAAGGTGCGCCACGAGGTGCGATGCAACGAGGCCACCGAGCCGGCCCTGGTCGAGTTCCACGACATCGTGTATCGCGAAGCCCAGGGACCGAACGATGTCGTGCCGCCGCCCCAGGCCGCACCCGGCGAGGCCGCCTGGCACCGCCGGATCCTGCCTGACGACGTGCTGCTGTTCCGTTACTCGGCGCTGACCTTCAATGGCCACCGCATCCACTACGACCGACGGTATGTGACGCAGGTCGAAGGGTATCCAGGCCTGATCGTGCACGGTCCGCTGATCGCGACGTTGCTGATGGACCTCCTGCGCCGCCAGTTGCCCGAAGCCGACGTGGCGAGCTTTCGCTTCAAGGCGGTCCGTCCGACTTTCGACCTGAACGCTTTCCATGTCAGCGGCCAGCCGCAGGCCGACGGCAAGACGATCCGCCTCTGGGCTTCGGACCACGAGGGCTGGCTGACGATGGACGCCATCGCAGTGCTGCGCTGA
- the xth gene encoding exodeoxyribonuclease III yields MKVATFNVNGIKGRMPRLLEWLHEAEPDIACLQEIKTGDVTFPHESLVAAGYHVIWHGQPRHHGVAILSRTVEPAEVRRGLPDDDADGQARYLEADVGPVRVASVYLPNGNPVPSNNFDYKLRWFERFNAHANTLVGSDVVLCGDFNVVPANEDIYNAGSWRFDAVLQPQTRDAYQRLLAQGWIDSARFLNPKGRGELYTFWVNDHAFRRNAGFRMDFLLLSPSLGRRLQASGVDGEQRGREKPSDHAPVWVELRD; encoded by the coding sequence ATGAAGGTCGCGACATTCAACGTCAACGGCATCAAGGGGCGGATGCCACGTCTTCTCGAGTGGCTCCACGAAGCCGAGCCGGACATCGCCTGTCTGCAGGAGATCAAGACGGGCGACGTGACCTTTCCGCACGAATCACTGGTGGCAGCGGGCTACCACGTCATCTGGCACGGCCAGCCGCGGCACCACGGCGTGGCCATCCTGTCTCGCACCGTCGAGCCGGCAGAAGTTCGACGGGGGCTTCCCGACGATGACGCGGATGGCCAGGCGAGATATCTCGAGGCCGATGTCGGCCCTGTGCGAGTGGCGTCCGTCTATTTGCCAAACGGGAATCCGGTTCCGAGCAACAACTTCGACTACAAGCTGAGGTGGTTCGAACGCTTCAACGCGCACGCGAACACGCTGGTGGGAAGCGACGTCGTCCTGTGCGGAGACTTCAATGTGGTTCCTGCCAACGAGGACATCTACAACGCTGGATCCTGGCGGTTCGACGCCGTGCTGCAGCCCCAGACGAGAGACGCGTACCAGCGGCTGCTCGCCCAAGGCTGGATCGACAGTGCGCGCTTCCTGAACCCGAAGGGGCGTGGAGAGTTGTACACGTTCTGGGTCAACGACCACGCATTCCGCCGGAACGCCGGATTCCGGATGGACTTCCTTCTGCTCAGCCCCAGTCTCGGCCGCCGTCTTCAAGCGTCGGGCGTCGATGGGGAACAGCGCGGCCGCGAGAAGCCGAGCGACCACGCTCCGGTCTGGGTGGAGCTCCGCGACTAG